The Dyadobacter sandarakinus DNA window TGGTAGCAAACTCTGTCGCCACGGTTTGCCCGATGGCGATCAGCATGTTTGCATCGTCCGCGTATACAGCCCTGAGTGTTGCCCGGACAGCTGCGTCCGGTTGGGTAGCTTTGATGATCAGCCTCGCCATTTTAATGGCTAGTTGCCTTCCTTCTTCCGCGGTGGGTGTAATCAGTGTGCCATTTGGCACCAGTTCAATGGATTCCGACATATCTGTTTCGCCTTTAATGGTTTGTCCGCAAATGTGGCGAAGTCTCAGGTGTATCTCATAGTCCAGTATTTTCAAATTAAACTGGTCCAGGACGATCATTTATTTGCACAGAAAAAATAGAAGCTCCTAACATTCCGCGTACTCGGGCAGGAAAATGCCATTCATTGCAATAATTGTTTTAACCTCAATCTTTGTGCCGTCCTGTAATGTGAGGTATGAGTTTGTAGCATCGGTGTAAATCTCCTGAATTTGTCCCTCAGCGCGAACCAGGCCATTGATGTCCAGAATCATTTCTCCTTTAACTCCCCGGTTTCTGCAATCCCGCAGCATTTCCATAAAGGTTTCGTTCACTGCTAATGTTGTCCGAATGTCCATAGTTTTAATTGTTAAATGAGTCTGAGAAAAAATCTATCACCTTAATAGATTCAAGAAAATCGACGAAACAAAAGCATACTGGTGGATGTATTCATGGATAATACTAGACTAATATATTGGATTTACCTGGCTGTTTTCTGGTCCAGATTTTACATTTCCAATATGAAACTGGATGTGTTCAGACGTGTTTTAATATGTTCTCCCAGTTTTCCCGCCTCTTCATCAGGCATTGATCGGGCTGCTTTTATTTAAATAAAAATAATGTTTGAAGGTATGACATAAGGCTGTCACCAGGCCCGCCGAGCTTTGTGTAAACAATTACAAAAAACGTTTACACAAGCAAAAATGGAAAAGAACACGACCGATCCCTGGGCATGGGGCAAGTACACGAATTCAGTACAGGCAGTTGAGATCAAAGCACCCCAGGGCACACTTTATTGCTCCGGGCAGGTGGCAATTGATGCGAACGGACAGCCTGTTGCCGGCGACATGGAGTCGCAATTAGCGCTCACGATCCAAAACCTCGAGCAGCTGATCAGCGAGGCCGGCTACCATCCCGCCGGCATTGTAAGACTGAATGTGTACACAACCTCTACCCAGGAATTCTTCACAAGCTGCTTGCCGGCTTACCAGGCCTGGATTGAAAAACATGGTATCCGCCAGGCTACTACCATGCTGGAAGTAAAAGGCTTGTTCGGCGGGCTTACCGTCGAGCTGGAAGCAACTGTTGTACGGTAATATGCTGTTTCCCGCGAGGTAAAGGTGCCAGATCATGCGCTATTTTACCTCGCGGGCACAAATTCATGCCCTTGGGAAAATGAAACCGATTAAATTGGCAGAAAAGCCTGAGCCATGAACGATACCGAAACGAATCGCCTGTCCCGCCTCGTCGCAATGCTTACCTTGCTTCAAACCTGGCGAACGATCAGTGCAACGGAGCTGGCCAACCGTTTTGCAGTAAGTACGCGTACCATTTACCGCGACATCAGGACGCTCGAAAGTGCCGGTATCCCGGTGATAACCCGGGAAGGAAAAGGGTATGCAATGCTGGACGGGTACCGCCTGCCGCCTGTCATGTTTACACGTCAGGAAGCGCTGGCGCTGCTGACAGCAGAAAAGCTTGGGTCCAGCCTTACCGACGCAACTACTGCCCGGCTTACCGGGGCGGCGATGGACAAGCTTCGGGCAGCGCTCAGGCATTCCGACCGTGACCATCTGGAAACCATATCGCCTTTTATCCAGGTGATGGAACCTGCCACGATCCCGGACCGGCCTGATTCGTACCAGCAACTGGTTACTGCCATTGCGTCCCGGCAAATAGTGCAAATCGGCTATCAGGCTGCGGAAACCGGCAAACTTACCTTGCGCAATATTGAGCCGATCGGACTTTATCTCAGTCAGCACTGGCATGTGGTTGCATACTGCCGGCTGCGGCAGGCTTTCCGCGATTTCCGCCTCAACCGTATCAGCAGCCTGGTTGTTACCGGTGAATTGTTTGCAGCACGTCCGGAAACATTGCAGCAGTACTGGGCCGACGAGGCAAACAGAAGGGACAAGGAGAAAGTAGTGATCCGGTTTGATCCGGCAGCGATACTGCCTTTCCAGGTCCGGCAGCTTCATGACACAAAGCACCACTATGGCTGGGTACACGAACAGAATTCAGACAACGGGAGCTTTGAAATGCTATTTCTCGTAGGATCACTTCCTTACCTGGCGACATGGCTCTTACCGTTTGCAGGTGCGGTCACAATCGTGGAACCCGCGTCATTGCGCACGCATTTATCACAACTCGCTCAACGCGCACATGATTCTTTTTATATAGCGTAATTTATCTGGAATGGTAATACTAGTAATCAGGAGTTTCAATTGGGTATTTTAGTATAAATGATTGGGGTTTAATAAAACGCCTATTCCTGATTTTCCCACCAAATGGAAAGTGCCTCTATTTATGCACTTTAAATCAATATTAACAGTCTTATTCCTGCACTTCACTAAAAGGATAATTATAAATGTTTGTAACATCCCTTTTTAAATAAAGACAAACTAGACACGCATTGAATCCGCACCTATGAAGTTTTTATTCTATTCATTATTGATCCTGGTAGCCATTTCCTGTGCAAAGTCCGGACCTGATCCTGAGTTTACTAAACCGGACACCATTGCGGATGAATATCCGGAATGGTATACATTGAAAGCTCCGGTTGATCACCGGATTGTAGGTGTCTGGGGTAATTATGACAAAACAGTTCTCATCTCGACCCTGTTTAATGTGTACCGTACCACCGACAAAGGCAGGCATTGGCAGCAGGTTCATCAGCAGTCTGTCAGTATATTCGGCATTGTCCGGCATCAGGATACCTTATTCACCATGAACGGCTTGTCCAATCAATCCAGGGGTGATATGTACCAGCAAATACTGGTAAACGCCGACAATTTCAGTGTTGATGATGGAAAAACCTGGCAGCAATATACCGGCAGAAATAAAGCTTTAAGGGATACTCCTGAATTTGATGCATCTGAAAAATTCAGGATCAATCCCATTATTGCTTCCAATACAATTAAATACCAGATCAACAAAGTATTCCGTGACGGACCAGATGCTGTTTCCGGCCTATTCGAAACGCCGGGCGTCATCAAATCCTCAGGAGAACGAATTGACCTTCCACAGCTTCATCAACTGGAAAGCCTGTATTTTGACAATCAGCAGCGGCTTTATATTGCCGGAAGTGATGCGGTTTGCAGTCGTGGAGAGACATTCATGTTTTGTAACAGCCGGGCGGGCAGAGGCGTAATATACGTCTCCAAAAAAGCATTGCCATAAAGTATGTTTTAGCGTAATCTGTATGTCAAAAAAAAGAAAATGCTTCTGTAAATATTCGTTTGCGCGTTTTTGAAAATGATGACGTGCATTTAAAATCATAAAGCATAAAACAGGTAATCACAACAAATCAGGCTTTGATAAAATGCATAGGGAAGTTTCCTTTTTATGACAACCAAATTGAACTTACCGGTGTCAAAGTTGAAAATAAACCACCTGCCTTATGAAGCTCCCTTTTTTGTTTCTGCTTTTTTTATCGTCCGTAAGCTGTCATGCACAATGGAAAGCCAGCGCAGGCATTAATTTGCCCCCGCTGATCGCCAGGTCTGTGGAGGTAAGTTCAGAGCTCAGCCGGCATCCGGGATATTCGTTAATCTTTCAGGCGGGTCAAACTTTTAAAAGCAGCCATATCGGTCTTACAGATTACAAAGTAGACGACAGGATCAGTCAGCGAAAAACTTCCGGGACTTTTCTCAAAGCCGGAGGCAGAATTTACCCCGGATCTCTGTCGGGAAAGCAGCAGAGAAACCGGTTTTTTGCAGGCGCGCTTCTGATATTCTCTCATTACAATCAAACCGCATTGATGCGGGACTTGCTGCAGGATTCGGGATTTGGAGAGCAATATACATGGGTATCTGCCAAAGGTACCACGCTGTTTCCGGCTGCAACGATTGGCTTTCAACATCAACTAACCCGGTCTTTCATCCTGGAATGGGGCGTTCAGAAATCTTTTGTTATCCGCAGAGACAATTATCTGGGGAGCCGTCAGCGCAACTACCAACCCGGCGCAGGATCTGCTCAGTCCGATCCGTTTATCGGCTATTTTCAGGGCATTGTTGCTGTAAAATACCAGTTTGCAGGAGCCAGATAGTATGGGAAAAATGATCCGTGATTTGAATGGCTAAATCGATGCATTCCTGCAAAATGTTCGTTTTGGAGAACTGCTGTCAGTACCGGTAACTTTCTGGTAAGTCCAATACAAAAGAAACGCCGGAACGTACGTTCCGGCGTTTCTTGTTAAAAATGCAGCCTTTCAGGACAGGTCAGTATTTTACAAATCGGAAGACCGACGTATGTTGGCGCGCGTCAGTCGCTTTGAGCACAAACATACCCGCAGGCAGCGTTTTTACATCAATGCCTTCGCCGGAATACGCTCCCGCATACAGCAATATGCCCGTCGCTGCGTAAATTTCAACCGATTGTATATCTGCCACCTTTGCTGCATTCAAAAATATGCGGTCGGTTACAGGATTGGGGTAGGATGTGATTGTGCCTTTCAGCTCCGTAAAACTCACGCGCTCCATCTTGCTTAATGTGAAAGTGCCGTCCGCATCCACCATCCGCAACCGGTAAAAGTTTTCTCCTGGCAGTGGATCAGCATCGGTAAAATGGTACTGCTGCATGTCGGTATTGCGCGTCTCGACCCTGCCTATATTTTCCCAGACTTTTCCATCTGCACTGCGCTGGATATCAAAGTGGCTGCTGTTCAGCTCGTTGGAGGTTTTCCAGCTGAGGGCTACGGTCGTTTCATTTTTGGACGAAGTAAAGTTTACCAGGGTTACAGGCATCGGGTTTTTCAGCACGGTAATGGTAAACCGCCCATTCTCGTACGACGTGCTCCAAACATTGGGTGCGATGTCGGGAAGGTTTAAGGTCGTAAATGTGCCGGAAATGCTCGTTGCATTCACCAGGTCGAAAGCATCGCCGGGCAGCGGCGCGAAATCATTTACCAACGAAACAGACACGCTTCCGCCCGCTGTAAATGAACCTGCCTGAATCTGATCGTAGTCGAAAAGCGGGACGGTTCCGCCGATTTCCATCACTAAGTTGCCCGACTGGGTCAGACTACCGGTAAAGCTTATGCTCCCGGGCGATTCACCCGGCGCCAGCGTCCCACCATTGGTCAATGCTGCATTGTCGAAGGTTCCGTTGCCCATGATGATGCCGTTGTTCGTAAAAGTACCCGTAATGCTGAGCCTTGCATTCCCGGAGTAAAGGCCTCCATTGATCATCAGATTGTTGATAGCAAGCTCGTTATCGTCGGGAATACGGATGGTTTGCTCACTGTTAATGAGCGTACTGGTTGCCTCGCCGCCAGGTACTGCCGTAGCCGTAATCCAGAAGCTGTTGTCCTGCGACGACTGCCAGTCATCCGGCGTAGTCCAGGTACCGGAAGCATTGGCACTCCTGTAATAATCACCTGCATTCGACACTTTATAGATGGTGTAAACAGGTGCCGTGCTGAAAGATGCAGTGACGTTCGGTACTGTGCCGGTTGTTTGTGTAAAATTTACTTTCAGAGTTCCGTTTCCTGTTCCGGTGTTCACTGTAACCGTGTAAGTCGTGCCGGAGCCTGATACGCCGGAAACCGACGCATCGGCGATGGCGGTTGTAAGTGAGAAATCGGAAACATCCACATTCGTCACAGCCTGCGCAAACACGATCTGGTACGTCACCGAGCCTGCATTTGTAGGACTGGATTCCTGCGCGGTGACAGAAAGTACACTTGTTTTGGTATAAAAGTCAGTCTCGTTACCGTAAGCAGTACCCGCCGAGTTGGTGGCATATGCGCGTACGTAAATGTGCGAACCCGCCGGCAAACCGGTGACGTTCGTACTGAATGTGCCTGTTCCTGCATCAATCTGCACTTTATTGGACGAAATGGTTGGCGCAGGGGATGTGCTCCATACAATTCCCCGCTCCGTGATTGTGGCACCGCCGTCCACGCTTACCGTGCCGCCAAGCTGGGCGGTTGTTTCGCCAAAGTCGGTGATGGCAGCCGTAGTGACCGTAGCGATGGTTGTTGCCGTACCCGTAGTAAACCGGAGCGTACCAATGTTGGTGCCAAGGAAAATACGACCCTCAGCGTCCACAAATGCAGCCTTGTCAATCGTCAGGT harbors:
- a CDS encoding hexameric tyrosine-coordinated heme protein yields the protein MIVLDQFNLKILDYEIHLRLRHICGQTIKGETDMSESIELVPNGTLITPTAEEGRQLAIKMARLIIKATQPDAAVRATLRAVYADDANMLIAIGQTVATEFATIAAANNYWRK
- a CDS encoding RidA family protein; this encodes MEKNTTDPWAWGKYTNSVQAVEIKAPQGTLYCSGQVAIDANGQPVAGDMESQLALTIQNLEQLISEAGYHPAGIVRLNVYTTSTQEFFTSCLPAYQAWIEKHGIRQATTMLEVKGLFGGLTVELEATVVR
- a CDS encoding helix-turn-helix transcriptional regulator translates to MNDTETNRLSRLVAMLTLLQTWRTISATELANRFAVSTRTIYRDIRTLESAGIPVITREGKGYAMLDGYRLPPVMFTRQEALALLTAEKLGSSLTDATTARLTGAAMDKLRAALRHSDRDHLETISPFIQVMEPATIPDRPDSYQQLVTAIASRQIVQIGYQAAETGKLTLRNIEPIGLYLSQHWHVVAYCRLRQAFRDFRLNRISSLVVTGELFAARPETLQQYWADEANRRDKEKVVIRFDPAAILPFQVRQLHDTKHHYGWVHEQNSDNGSFEMLFLVGSLPYLATWLLPFAGAVTIVEPASLRTHLSQLAQRAHDSFYIA